From the genome of Trypanosoma brucei brucei TREU927 chromosome 11 chr11_scaffold01 genomic scaffold, whole genome shotgun sequence:
CCAGTGCCGCTGCGTGTGGACAAAGGCAGGCTGCCACCTAGGGATGGTTTTAACACATTGCCGTATCATCTAGAGCGAGGCgacatgaaaaagaaagatgaaggaaagaCGTAGCCCGAAGTAGCGAGGCGCTCAAGTAAATGCATGTGAATCCGGCTGCCACCGATCAGTGGGAAGGGGGACCTACGTCTTCAGCAATACTTgccgaaaagaaagagaataaaTACCCACACGTTGCTTTCTTAGCAGTTAATTTCATTTACGACAACCAACCAACGGGAAATACGTCCAAGGGTTGACTCGGCTGTTTTCCGCACTAACTTCCGGGGCGTTTCATCAAGATATAGACGTCGCTATTATAATGAACGTCTTTAAGACTCTGGGGTTTTCCGACAATCTGCGTTAGCAGTCCGCCGCAACTGATATGAACCGTCACGTCCAAGCTACTTTCGTTAACTTCCATGCTGTACACGCGGCCGTGCATGGCATAATCACAATCGTCTAGGCGCGTGGAGCGATGGTATACACTCTGGTCGTAGTGCTTAGAGCCTGCTTGTTCAGACAGCTCGATGGAATCTGTCAAAATTATGGTCAACCGGTCGCCGGAGTGAAGTGGAAATTCTCCCGTGTTAACGTCGGATGTAATAATAAGACCTCCTCCCTCACCTGTACACCGAACTCGTGACACTCGGGAGTAAACCGTACCCTCCTCGTTCACAGCTGCCACCGTGAAGGTGTCTTCCAATATTACTTTCGAGGAAGCCATCACACTTTGCAACACAAGGGGCACATGTTATACATAAGcgaagatgaaaaagaaagtatgAGGGAATATAGGGGGTCAGCTTCGCCAACACCCATGGTGCCACGTTGATCATTTACAGTGGTTTGTGGAAGGCAGAGAGGGTTGTCCAAACACGCTGTATACGCCAACTCTACATTACAAAAGGAGAAGAACGACAGTAAATGCAAAGGTGACAAAAGTTTCAGCGAAAAATCTCTGGGGTCATCTTATACACAACATCAGAGAGAATGAAGTTTCCTTCCATATCCATCTCCGACCGCATCTCCTCAACAAAGGCGTTCATTTCATCCGTACTCAAGCGCTCACCCTGCGTTGTTAAAATGTAGCGAAGGTCATGCTGAGACATGTATCCCTTGCGTTCAGGGTCTATCCCCTTAAAAGCTTCTTTCAGATCACGCATCGTCCTCATATTTTCAAAAGCCATCTTCATCGCGCAGCAGAAGCCGTCAAACGACACTGACCCACGACCCTCGTAGTCTGCTTCAGCCTTCAAAGATTCAATGTCCGCTTCAAGTGGTGTACCACCACAGATTCTAACTAGAGATATGAGATCACTCAAAGGTATACGCCCAATCTTGTCATGATCGAAGGCATCAAAACGACGCTTCAAATACTCACGCGTCAAATCGTCAAATGCGCTGGACATCCTTCTACAAATAGCAAACTTGAGTCCTAGCCTAAAAGAAACATGGAGTAGCTATAACGAAAGCAGTGCGGGAGGCATCACTGTAACGAAAATCAGCAAATCCGAACTAGTAGAAAGTAATCATAGACCGCGCAAATCACGGATATGATCATTCGACCCAACTGCGCAGCCCGCTTCACCCcactcccccctccccacctTGAATCGAACCCGACCAACATAGATGCGTACGGCGACACACcctcttccattttcttcactGAAGAAATATAAACGCACATATTTCCATTTAAGCCAAAGCCATTTCAGAATCGGAGCACTAAGAATTTCGGATGATTCAAGTGTGTTGTTGAGTCCACGCGCACCCTTTCACTACACAAAGCTTCCAAATCTGATCGGTGCACATGTCGACCAGGCAAGTGTAACCCTTTTCCCCCACGAGCCCGGTGTCTGgaaaagtttttaaaaaaataaacaaataagcaGAAGCTataacttcccttcccccccccaatcAATCAAAATAATGATCGTTTCAAGATATAATGCCTTACATCGGCCTAGTCAAAATAAATCAACGACAGCTATCATGCTTGCACGGTCACGATTGCGAACCAGTGAtggcacaaaagaaaacaagtcGCACAtttagaaaataaataataaaacaccGCACAAGTGTTTGGACAAACTCACAACAGTAAATGTTTCCctcaccccctccccttgTGTCTCACCCAGACTGCCGAATgtataccttttttttaccggTTGCAATCCAGGGCCTTTGTGAGCGGTGCTATATCCCTCACAGCTCGTACCACCAAGTGGGGAGAAGAGCATCAGTAGAGCCTCCTGGACAGGAAAACATTTGTGCCCAACTATAACACATTTTTCAGCGTCGTAtcataaaggaaaaaaagagcaccAGTGAGCTTCAGTAAATCAAAGTGGATCATACAAATAATATTTATAAGAACCCCTACAACACCGAGGTACGTCATGAGTCTGTGCGGTTGATTCATCACAGCGAATCTTAAACAACCCTTggatgcttctttttttttttaaatgaagTACTGAAAAATGCACAACAATTGAGTtatgtgaaaatgaagggacCCTGTCTCTTTCATTCACCGGAACAGGAGATGTCACTAGACACTACCACAGCTCCATTATCTATCATTGAGCTCAACTCTTGCAGTATCCATGGCAGGAAATCCACAACTTTGCCGTACTGCTCCATATAAACCCTATTAACAAGTTGTATCGAAGTTGCGATCTCCACCCAAGGTGCCTTCTCGTCAGCGATGGATTTGATTGTACCAATCTCGGCAACATTGAGGTAGGACTCCATCAAATACCGGTCAATTGCGTCGAAGAAGAGGCGAATACCTACGGCTCCACCGACAACCTTACGCATCCACAGCAAGGCTATACCTTCATTTGGTTCTTCTGTATAAACAAACTTGTCTATCACAGCCAATAGTGTTGAACCGCCCAGCACCGCATTAAGCATTTCCAGCTCTACATCATCTTTCAGATGACCCACTTGGGAAACCATGCACGAGAATATATCTACAGCTATAGCACATCCGTCTGCGGTTGCATTGCAGGTCAACTCCGAGATTTTATACTCGGATGGGGGAGAAATTCTGCTTGAAGTCACCTGAAGCAAATATAGTCCCTCCTCATTCATAAGCTCCCCGCTATATCTGAGCTGGACAAATCCTACGGCATAAGGAGCCAAAAATGGTAAAAACGTAAAACTCAACCTCATTCCCTCAGGACACCCTCTAGCAATTTCATCCTCGGAGTCTGCCCAATAAGGCACGCCCCTCGGGTTGTTGATCATATGTGTGGTATGCACTGTCTCtagcaaagaagaaaatgccTTCGCGACATCAGAGAGGCACTTTCCGGCTCCAGAGCAGCCGATCGCTTTAACCATctcaaaatagaaacaatcaTCAAAGGGGTCTCCAAATTCCTCAGTAATATCATTAATGAAATTCGGCATATGCTGGAAAATGCTTTTCACAATATCGGAGACGTTGctgaaaaatgaaggaacgtCCACGTATACTTCCTCAACAATGCATTGGTTAATATGGGCGGCAATCATCAGTACCGCGGAACCAACGCCGGGGGTGATACTTAACACGGATGATATAACGTACCCAAAATTCTTCCTATCTTCTATGAAGCGTCTCTCTCGAAGCAGCAACCGAAGCTGCCTCTCAATAAAATGGTTGAGCTCAGTTCCCCCACGTACCTCACTAGCTGCCAGAGTGGCTGAGAGCATGTCCGATATCCTGTAATAAGCACCCTCCTCCCATCTCATTAGTTGCTTCTGAAAACCTGGGTTAGGACTCACAATCGGCCGGCTTTTTCTCATGATAGAGACAGACTCATCCTTGGAATACCTTCCTCGCTTCATCATGTAAGCTGCCACCACAGCAGCTGAGCGACTAACTCCCATCAGGCAGTGCACTACGACTGTGTGCTGGCGGGCCAATTCA
Proteins encoded in this window:
- a CDS encoding RNA polymerase B subunit RPB8, putative, whose protein sequence is MASSKVILEDTFTVAAVNEEGTVYSRVSRVRCTGEGGGLIITSDVNTGEFPLHSGDRLTIILTDSIELSEQAGSKHYDQSVYHRSTRLDDCDYAMHGRVYSMEVNESSLDVTVHISCGGLLTQIVGKPQSLKDVHYNSDVYILMKRPGS
- a CDS encoding calmodulin, putative encodes the protein MSSAFDDLTREYLKRRFDAFDHDKIGRIPLSDLISLVRICGGTPLEADIESLKAEADYEGRGSVSFDGFCCAMKMAFENMRTMRDLKEAFKGIDPERKGYMSQHDLRYILTTQGERLSTDEMNAFVEEMRSEMDMEGNFILSDVVYKMTPEIFR
- a CDS encoding dual specificity protein phosphatase, putative (similar over 196aa to Dual specificity protein phosphatase 5 (EC 3.1.3.48) (EC 3.1.3.16)(Dual specificity protein phosphatase hVH3). (Swiss-Prot:Q16690) (Homo sapiens;)), encoding MALEKIDWTVPRKLLPKDSLEVTDSANPYAELSEILPGLYLTSEERVCNRARSIEESISLILTLNGGEHVAPYRIYEYLAEDQRYVYKKICSFNVFASLLEEYASTSVPEDPLQRKVFIRSVPAEDCPTYDISRHFPEMCALIELVMMHRRDTEVELARQHTVVVHCLMGVSRSAAVVAAYMMKRGRYSKDESVSIMRKSRPIVSPNPGFQKQLMRWEEGAYYRISDMLSATLAASEVRGGTELNHFIERQLRLLLRERRFIEDRKNFGYVISSVLSITPGVGSAVLMIAAHINQCIVEEVYVDVPSFFSNVSDIVKSIFQHMPNFINDITEEFGDPFDDCFYFEMVKAIGCSGAGKCLSDVAKAFSSLLETVHTTHMINNPRGVPYWADSEDEIARGCPEGMRLSFTFLPFLAPYAVGFVQLRYSGELMNEEGLYLLQVTSSRISPPSEYKISELTCNATADGCAIAVDIFSCMVSQVGHLKDDVELEMLNAVLGGSTLLAVIDKFVYTEEPNEGIALLWMRKVVGGAVGIRLFFDAIDRYLMESYLNVAEIGTIKSIADEKAPWVEIATSIQLVNRVYMEQYGKVVDFLPWILQELSSMIDNGAVVVSSDISCSGE